In Primulina eburnea isolate SZY01 chromosome 5, ASM2296580v1, whole genome shotgun sequence, a single window of DNA contains:
- the LOC140833149 gene encoding serine/arginine-rich SC35-like splicing factor SCL28, whose protein sequence is MPRYRSRSRSPVRRSKHYDDPRDHRRERRSPAPSGLLVRNISLSARPEDLRVPFERYGPIKDVYLPKNYYTGEARGFGFVKFRYPEDAAEAKSQLNHTLIGGREIRIDFAEENRKTPQEMRRVSRVSSRVNNRRRSPSWSPRRQYHSDSRSPSLARRESRGHGDRDDYLSPRRSRSISKSVSPRNDRDHKYHERSPRHSRSVTRSPSPRHEKNHRPSLQSSSPAGKGRTGYVPASTPQSPRRNSRSPASPR, encoded by the exons ATGCCCAGATATAGAAGCCGCAGTCGCAGCCCCGTGAGGCGAAGCAAGCACTACGACGACCCACGTGACCACCGCCGCGAAAGACGCTCGCCGGCACCCTCTGGTCTCCTTGTTCGAAACATCTCTCTCAGTGCCAG GCCAGAGGACCTCAGGGTTCCTTTTGAACGATACGGTCCGATAAAAGATGtctatttacccaaaaattacTATACTGG GGAGGCACGCGGCTTTGGATTTGTTAAGTTCCGTTATCCTGAAGATGCAGCTGAAGCAAAGAGCCAATTGAACCACACTCTAATCGGTGGACGTGAAATAAGAATTGATTTTGCTGAAGAGAACAGGAAAACTCCTCAAGAAATGCGTAGGGTTTCACGAGTAAG CTCTCGGGTAAATAACCGGAGGCGGAGTCCATCATGGTCCCCTAGACGGCAATACCACT CTGACTCGCGCTCCCCTTCTCTAGCACGCCGTGAATCAAG GGGCCATGGCGATAGGGATGATTACTTATCCCCCCGCAGATCAAGATCTATTTCTAAATCAGTTTCTCCCAGGAATGATAGAGATCACAAGTATCATGAGAGATCTCCCCGACATTCCAGATCTGTCACGCGTTCTCCTTCTCCACGTCATGAGAAAAATCACAGGCCAAGTCTCCAATCCTCGAGTCCTGCAGGAAAAGGTCGGACTGGTTATGTACCAGCTAGCACACCCCAGAGTCCCAGAAGGAACTCTAGGAGTCCAGCCAG TCCTCGTTGA